Proteins encoded in a region of the Rickettsia bellii RML369-C genome:
- a CDS encoding IS110 family transposase, with protein sequence MIKYHKHIGIDIGKYNFVVGIEGIKDTKEYENTSSGIFEFINDNKDILANSLTVVETTGGYELELLYSLCERGYVVHRADARKVKNFIRSYGNSAKTDKLDAKALGLYGKERADKLEVFKPESKQNIQLFRLVQRRNDLKQMLVAEKNRLQQANTDKFVKNSCINMIDVLSNQITEITNQVEVIISSDQLLKAKHEILKEINGIGNIVAFELLILLPELGKLTRRQIASLAGLAPKANDSGKYQGYRKVGHGRAGVKPILFLAAMSARNSKTSGLRLFYERLINNGKKKMVALTALMRKIIVIANAKLKSLLFNLKHS encoded by the coding sequence ATGATAAAATATCACAAACATATAGGAATTGATATAGGAAAATATAATTTTGTAGTAGGAATAGAGGGCATAAAAGATACAAAAGAATATGAGAATACAAGTTCCGGTATATTTGAATTTATTAATGATAATAAGGATATTTTAGCAAACTCTCTAACTGTAGTTGAAACAACAGGCGGATATGAACTAGAGTTATTGTATAGCTTATGTGAAAGAGGTTATGTAGTACATAGAGCAGATGCAAGAAAGGTAAAGAATTTTATCAGATCATATGGTAATAGTGCAAAAACAGATAAGTTAGATGCTAAAGCATTAGGATTATATGGTAAGGAGCGAGCAGATAAGCTTGAAGTATTTAAGCCTGAATCAAAACAAAATATACAATTATTTCGGTTAGTACAAAGACGGAATGATTTAAAGCAAATGTTAGTTGCCGAAAAGAATAGATTACAACAAGCAAATACAGATAAGTTTGTTAAAAATAGCTGTATAAATATGATAGATGTTTTAAGTAATCAAATTACAGAGATTACTAATCAGGTAGAAGTGATTATATCATCAGATCAGCTGTTAAAAGCAAAGCATGAGATATTGAAAGAGATAAATGGCATTGGTAATATAGTTGCTTTTGAGTTATTAATATTATTACCGGAGTTAGGGAAGTTAACAAGACGGCAGATTGCTTCTCTTGCAGGGCTTGCTCCAAAAGCTAATGATAGTGGTAAATATCAAGGATATAGAAAGGTAGGACATGGTAGAGCAGGAGTCAAGCCTATACTATTCCTTGCTGCTATGTCAGCCCGTAATAGCAAGACTTCTGGTTTAAGACTCTTTTATGAGCGACTCATTAACAATGGTAAAAAGAAAATGGTCGCTCTTACCGCTTTAATGCGTAAAATTATTGTCATCGCTAATGCTAAATTAAAATCTCTTCTTTTTAATTTAAAACATAGTTGA